The window TACTCATTACAAGAacattcttgtttctctttgggcagtatgaaacaactgttgctttctcagtgaaagcaaatattgaggaATGCAGAGGTCTGCCCTGCATCTTCAGAATTTCAGTGGGAAGTTCTGGCTTATTTCTTCTGACTGTTCCCAACATGGTCAGCTTTCTCTTCTGAAGTTCATCTCCAAGGCGGTAGGATGTAAAGAAGTTGTCACATGTGATGTTATGACCTTGCAGCCCTTCACTCATTTCCAGCACCACACGCATCCCCTGATTCTTCTCAGATGTTCCTCCAGGTAGCTTTCCAGTGTATACTTGCATATTCCATGCATAGCTGGATTTTGCATCACAGGCTGCCCATATTTTGATGCCATACTTGGCGGGCTTGTTGGGCATGTACTGTCGGAAAGGACAGCACCCCCTGAATGGAACAAGGCGCTCATCTACAGTAACATGGGGACCAGGATTGTACAACAAAGGTAAAATTTCAACCCATTTATCCCACACATCTCTGATCGCAGcttgtttgtctctttcacgTCGACCAGCTCTGGTGTCGTGGTTGTCAAAGCGGATCACATGAGATATCATGTGGAATGTCTCCAGAGACATTGTTGCACGAAAGATTGGCCTTCCATTCTCTTCATTCCATAGACTTGCAGTTGCTTCTCCCTTTGACCTGTACACTCCAGCTAATAACAGAACTCCAATGTAAGCATGCAAGTCAGTCTGATCCAGTGGCTTccatttctcttgaaacacacgTCTCCCCTCCAAGTTGGTCATTTCCAGTATAATCCTCTCTATTGGTGAGGATATGAAGAGctgaaatgctgattgaatCTCATCAACTCGTGTGACAGCAAATCTTGTAGGACCGggagtcattttgatcacattggAAGATGACAGTCTGCCTCGGCTTGGGTGTGGTGATGTTGACCATTTTATATTACCGTCCTTAGATGcccatgtcccctctgtggatgaTGATTGCTGCATTCCTTGGTTTTCATCTGTTGGAGGAACAACGGCAGACTCGTCCTCTGAATCCTCCTCATCGTAGGAAAATTGACAATCTGGATCAGCAATAacattgtcctctgtctctgaaagaTCCTCTGGTTCTGAAATATCTTCCTCTACATCACTATCCCAGTTCAAAATCTGTGATAAAGCCTCCTCAGCTGCCGTCCTTCTGGAGCTCATTTTTGGTGAGTTTGTCAAAAAGATGACATGAGAACAGTGACAAGGACAAGTGTGAGAAagttccctctcttcacacacctggctctgggcaatcaaaatacaaacaattgtacatcaaagtaaaaagtacatcaaagagacatgtttattttggatctgaacagctatttacccacattaaagggtctgggtcaaaatgacccgcaacatcaTCTTTGTATACAAACTCTGCACAGACATTCCACTACACATCAGAGTGTCCAGATTTTACACACCAGTTCATGACCCTAGATGATGAAAAGTCACCaaatttcatcaagaaaaagaaaggataaccagtactttggtcaacacaaaaactgaaatgggtcaaattgacccttaacataatacaagggttaaaaACTGACCGTATTTAAACATTCTTCATTAGATCTGCATTTCTGTTAATAGGGCATCATTTGTTTGTTGTCGTTGTTGTTAAAACTGAAGCTACACACACTGATTCAGCACTGTATCTGTACTTTACAAAGAATTTACAGTCACAGATGGTAGTTGTAAATGTCAAGGAAAAAAAGTCATGGTTTCCATGAATCATTGATGCAGTCTCTCTAGCCAAGCTGTACTTGGTCTCTTAACCTTTTCATATTCTCTGTGATATGAATCTGCTGTAGTAGCATCAGCTCAAGGATATACGACTTAATGCACACACTTGCTTGTGTGCAGATGGACCTTGCAAATACATGTTAGCCTTTATCTGGAGTCTGGGGGAACAGGATTCATTGGCAACCGGCTGATGTCCCAGGAGGAAGTAGTGGAAATAGAAAGCTACTGTAACAAGCCAGATTGCAGAATCCAATTATTGGACATATAGCTTTTCTTTGACGCTGTAAAACATTCTCTTTCtaaggtttacatttttttagatCAGTGCTATGTAGGCGGTACCTTGAGGTATTTGTAATTTCTGGGTATTTGCTTTTGTTATGCAAAATAAACAGGTTGTGTGAAATACATTGCCAAGCACTTGGTTTGATTTAGAGCACCTGTACAtaatctaaatgtaaatataaatctaTATTTGAAATGCATGGTTAAgtgcagggggaaaaaaatcaagattAAAGCAGCACTAATGGAAAACAAGATGAGGCTGTACCACACTAATGTATCACTGTATATCGCAGTAATGTTCAGTAAGTGAGGTTTGCTGGGCTGTATTTGCACTAAGATAGTCTTATAGTTTGTAGCACAACTACATTAGGGACACACCATGAATAATTCAGAAGGCTTTCAGTGGACTGAATATAAACTTGGGCTTGTAATGAGTCTAAATTCTTCTACCTCTGCCAGACTACGGATGCATTCACATTCCCTGCTGGGGTTGAAATTGTAAGGAGAGACTTGTAGAGGAAGCTGTGAGTCATACCAGCCCAGCGCCTCTCTTTGTCACAGATTGCTAACCTTCACTGCTGTGCAAAAAAGATAATTACATTACTGTTATGGAGAGATGAGGCCAAACTTCTATTTTAAGAATTTGAATCACTATGTTTTGATTACAAAGCAGCTAGAATGTTTACTGATGTCTTTTCAAATGATGTTTACATGCTGTTGAGTTGTCATGTGGCTTTGTTTAATGTGCATACCCACTCACAGCGCACACAATATCAGATTTGTATGTTAtgagagaaaagggaagaaCAAAGGTTTACATATTTTGATATCTTTGcggttgtgtgtttttgccacaAAATACTTTTAATGCGCAAGTATTGTCTTTATTGGGATTGCGATTATGACAACATTTCTGATTCGTACTTTTCGTTTTGAGACAAAGTGTAATTGTAGCATATAATATGAACAACCAATGCCGTAAATGACAGTTTAAGTAAGTTTCCAAGTGAAAATATACTAACCTCCTGATAATTAAACAAACTAAAGGAAGTGTAAGCAGAGAAATAGCCTAAATTCTTAAATTTGTACATGTTTTAAGGACCTTTTTTTAGAGAAAATTACAGTTGCCAAACAATGGCCACATCTGGACCTTCCATGTCAAAATGTACAAACTAAGAATCACTTTACATGGCATGGTTATTTAAGAATAAATCAGTGATCTTGTAAAATCTCAGAACCTCAGTCTTATTGAAATCAACCATTGATACTGTCATGTCACTGATTCTTATACTTGATCTTTCCACTACTGCAGGTTTTGTGAATCTCCTACAAGCGATCTAGAGATGAGGAACGGGCGTGGCCGGGGTAAGCGAATGAGACCGAATAGCAACACCCCTATCAACGAGAACAGCAACTCATCTGACAACAAGGGCACCACCAACAACAAGACCCGTGCTGCTTCTAACAGCAAGGGCCGCAGGGGCAGCCAGACGCCATCAGAGCGCCGCACACCACCTAACAGCAACACAGAGGACATCAAGGCCAGTCCTTCCTCAGCTGGTAAACGTAAGGCCAAACCAGCCTCGGACATGGAACCCAATTCCAGCTCAGAGGACACCAAAGGCAACAAACGTATGCGGACAAACTCCAACAGCGGAGGGGTGGGTCCCACAGGACTCCCTATTCCCTCTATTAAGACTGAGCCACTTCCACCTCCCCTTGATCGCAGCTGCCCCTCTCCAGTTCTAATTGATTGCCCACACCCTAACTGCAACAAGAAGTACAAGCACATCAATGGTCTGAAGTACCACCAAGCCCGTGCCCACAATGATGATGACATAAAGTTGGAAATAGATGGAGACAGTGAGTATGGAGAAGACTCCACTCTCCACCCTGAACCAGGGAACTGTAATGGAGCATCCATTTCGCAGAAAGGATGCTTGTCTCCCGCACGTTCAGTAACTCCTAAAGGCAGGAACTTTGAGGCTCAAAGTCCTTCCCCATCTCCGGGCAAGTTTGGTTCAaagcagaataaaaagaaaatggctgAGACAGATCCAGAAACAGGGGGTATTCCAACGGACGGCTGTGAAGATGGGCCATGTCTCACTGATGAGGCCAGTAATGATGGTATGGATGATAAGAAGTCTAAAAAAGCTGGCACAAAGGCTGATAAATTGTCTCAGAAAAACATGAAGTCACCACGGCCTGTTGGCCCTGGCGCGACAGCATCGCAGCAGATGTACCCATTTCCTCCTGGAAACCCTAATTCTTCCCCGGTGCTTACCCCAATGATACAAGGGGTTCCTAAGAGTCCCCAAATGAAGGGTACACAGCCTAAACCAGCTGTCATTGGAGATCCTGCCTCAAGTAGCTccaaagacaagaagaagaaagacaaaaagaaaaaggatggcGGGAAGGAGCCGGACAGCCCCAAGCCTCCTGGAAAGGGAGGTAAGCTAGAGGAAGGAAAGCTTCAATACACTGATGCTTCTGATCTAGGAATTAAGGGGGAAGGGCTGCTCAATGGTTCCTCAGATCTTCATCAGAGTCGCTTGGCCAGTATTAAGGCTGAGGCTGACAAAATTTACAGTTTTTCTGACAATGCCCCTAGCCCATCAATTGGTGTAGCCAGTCGGATAGATGGCAGTGGGATGCCACAGCCTCTCACACCACTGCACCCTGGGAGCCAGAATGGTGCCGACAACTCTTCCGTCAAAACTAATAGCCCAGCCTATTCAGACATTTCAGATGCTGGTGAGGATGGTGAAGGGAAATTAGAAGGTGTCAAAGTGAGGACAGAGGAACAAGCTGTCAGGGAAAGTGTCAAAAAAGCACTTTTCCCAAACCAGCCACCCAGCAAGGAGTCCCCATACTATCCCGGGTATGATGCGTACTACTCACCCAATTATGTAAACCCCAGTCCTGGTGGGCCCAATCCAGGTCCACCTGCAGCTGAAGGTCAGATCAAGATCAAAAGGGAAGAGGACCTGGATCAATGTGAGGAAAAAGTCAAAGTTGAGGTTCTTGAAGACCGCAAAACGGACAGTGCGTCTGGCCAgcctcaacaacaacaacaacaacaacaacaacaacaacaacaacaacagcagcagcagcaacaacaccaacaacaccaacaacagcaacaacagcaacatcagcagcagcagcagcagcagcagcatcagcagcaacaacatcagcagcagcagcagcagcaacaacagcaacagcaacccTCAGTCATCCAACAGCGATCTAACATGTACATGCAACCTCTTTACTACAACCAGTATGCTTATGTCCCCCCATATGCATACCACCCTGATCAAGCCTACCATAACCACTTGCTGAACACCAACCCAGCATACCGGCAACAGTACGATGAGCGGCAGCGACAAATGGCTGAACAGCATCGTGCGGAGAAGAAGTCGGACATAGCCATAAAGGAACGGGAAGCCTCCATGAAGGAGGAatggaaacaaaagagcccGATGCCGCCAAGCCTTTCCAAAGCCCCAAGTCAGTCAGACCTTGGAAAGACGTCGCAGCCCTCAAGCAAATCGAGGGACTCGCCCTCTGACCCCTCCTCTAAACCCCTGGGAAGCATAAAGACGGAGGACCCAAAGTCCCAGCAAGCTGAGGGGCTAAAGATGAAGCTGTCTGAGGGAGGCCACCATGGAAAGGAAGACTCCAAACCGACACTGGAGCACCGAGGTCAGGCAGGGATGGAGCAGGCCATGTggtacagacaggtaaacaacaATCTGTGGTTTCAGTGTTAGAATGTATGTTTGCAAATCTGATATTCAAGTGTTATTTCAATATGTAGACTTAACATTTGTGCTGACTTGTACCTTCTTTCAGCAGTACCCCGAGAGCCAGAAACC of the Eleginops maclovinus isolate JMC-PN-2008 ecotype Puerto Natales chromosome 4, JC_Emac_rtc_rv5, whole genome shotgun sequence genome contains:
- the znf609b gene encoding zinc finger protein 609b isoform X5; the protein is MSLSGGTAGGKGVDSNAVDTYDSGDEWDIGVGNLIIDLDADLEKDKLEMSGTKEGMAAPPSAVAALPDNIRFVSPVSGSQGKESKSKYKRSKNSKDNSSKASAGDGGKKETTGRTQVEPTGTAAGAGAAGNNTTSAKNMEKGGKASRGVLSGKKEKEGAGGKSKKDKADGAPVVAIAAAEKDVVSQAQAALGNSRNASFENTQSTDLAEANQMGNIALEPVGIVPALTAKTEPEEVENGNSECKTLKKVKNEKMESPVSTPAPPPLHLLATVGNSEISSPCEQIMVRTRSVAVNTTDVALATEPECLGPCEPGTSVNLEGIVWQETEDGMLVVNVTWRNKTYVGTLLDCTRHDWAPPRFCESPTSDLEMRNGRGRGKRMRPNSNTPINENSNSSDNKGTTNNKTRAASNSKGRRGSQTPSERRTPPNSNTEDIKASPSSAGKRKAKPASDMEPNSSSEDTKGNKRMRTNSNSGGVGPTGLPIPSIKTEPLPPPLDRSCPSPVLIDCPHPNCNKKYKHINGLKYHQARAHNDDDIKLEIDGDSEYGEDSTLHPEPGNCNGASISQKGCLSPARSVTPKGRNFEAQSPSPSPGKFGSKQNKKKMAETDPETGGIPTDGCEDGPCLTDEASNDGMDDKKSKKAGTKADKLSQKNMKSPRPVGPGATASQQMYPFPPGNPNSSPVLTPMIQGVPKSPQMKGTQPKPAVIGDPASSSSKDKKKKDKKKKDGGKEPDSPKPPGKGGKLEEGKLQYTDASDLGIKGEGLLNGSSDLHQSRLASIKAEADKIYSFSDNAPSPSIGVASRIDGSGMPQPLTPLHPGSQNGADNSSVKTNSPAYSDISDAGEDGEGKLEGVKVRTEEQAVRESVKKALFPNQPPSKESPYYPGYDAYYSPNYVNPSPGGPNPGPPAAEGQIKIKREEDLDQCEEKVKVEVLEDRKTDSASGQPQQQQQQQQQQQQQQQQQQQQHQQHQQQQQQQHQQQQQQQQHQQQQHQQQQQQQQQQQQPSVIQQRSNMYMQPLYYNQYAYVPPYAYHPDQAYHNHLLNTNPAYRQQYDERQRQMAEQHRAEKKSDIAIKEREASMKEEWKQKSPMPPSLSKAPSQSDLGKTSQPSSKSRDSPSDPSSKPLGSIKTEDPKSQQAEGLKMKLSEGGHHGKEDSKPTLEHRGQAGMEQAMWYRQQYPESQKPQSEEEHQQQQPRWKDERDRERERDRKLKDERPRPKDSQSGPKEDGKEGSDPRIPSEDHRAMNKDSRSNPHMQFSSTLAPHQGYMPYMHGYPYGQGYDPNHPGYRGMPSVMMQNYPGSYLPGGYPFSPYGSKMTGGEEGGDKSRASPTVTKTAADSKALDILHQHASQYKSKSPTVGDKPPHEREREQDRGTGGDRDRDRERERERERDVDRPRSSPSQRIMPSHHHLGYPLLSGQYDLSYATGKPDRHTSTLQRFM
- the znf609b gene encoding zinc finger protein 609b isoform X3 yields the protein MSLSGGTAGGKGVDSNAVDTYDSGDEWDIGVGNLIIDLDADLEKDKLEMSGTKEGMAAPPSAVAALPDNIRFVSPVSGSQGKESKSKYKRSKNSKDNSSKASAGDGGKKETTGRTQVEPTGTAAGAGAAGNNTTSAKNMEKGGKASRGVLSGKKEKEGAGGKSKKDKADGAPVVAIAAAEKDVVSQAQAALGNSRNASFENTQSTDLAEANQMGNIALEPVGIVPALTAKTEPEEVENGNSECKTLKKVKNEKMESPVSTPAPPPLHLLATVGNSEISSPCEQIMVRTRSVAVNTTDVALATEPECLGPCEPGTSVNLEGIVWQETEDGMLVVNVTWRNKTYVGTLLDCTRHDWAPPRFCESPTSDLEMRNGRGRGKRMRPNSNTPINENSNSSDNKGTTNNKTRAASNSKGRRGSQTPSERRTPPNSNTEDIKASPSSAGKRKAKPASDMEPNSSSEDTKGNKRMRTNSNSGGVGPTGLPIPSIKTEPLPPPLDRSCPSPVLIDCPHPNCNKKYKHINGLKYHQARAHNDDDIKLEIDGDSEYGEDSTLHPEPGNCNGASISQKGCLSPARSVTPKGRNFEAQSPSPSPGKFGSKQNKKKMAETDPETGGIPTDGCEDGPCLTDEASNDGMDDKKSKKAGTKADKLSQKNMKSPRPVGPGATASQQMYPFPPGNPNSSPVLTPMIQGVPKSPQMKGTQPKPAVIGDPASSSSKDKKKKDKKKKDGGKEPDSPKPPGKGGKLEEGKLQYTDASDLGIKGEGLLNGSSDLHQSRLASIKAEADKIYSFSDNAPSPSIGVASRIDGSGMPQPLTPLHPGSQNGADNSSVKTNSPAYSDISDAGEDGEGKLEGVKVRTEEQAVRESVKKALFPNQPPSKESPYYPGYDAYYSPNYVNPSPGGPNPGPPAAEGQIKIKREEDLDQCEEKVKVEVLEDRKTDSASGQPQQQQQQQQQQQQQQQQQQQQHQQHQQQQQQQHQQQQQQQQHQQQQHQQQQQQQQQQQQPSVIQQRSNMYMQPLYYNQYAYVPPYAYHPDQAYHNHLLNTNPAYRQQYDERQRQMAEQHRAEKKSDIAIKEREASMKEEWKQKSPMPPSLSKAPSQSDLGKTSQPSSKSRDSPSDPSSKPLGSIKTEDPKSQQAEGLKMKLSEGGHHGKEDSKPTLEHRGQAGMEQAMWYRQQYPESQKPQSEEEHQQQQPRWKDERDRERERDRKLKDERPRPKDSQSGPKEDGKEGSDPRIPSEDHRAMNKDSRSNPHMQFSSTLAPHQGYMPYMHGYPYGQGYDPNHPGYRGMPSVMMQNYPGSYLPGGYPFSPYGSKMTGGEEGGDKSRASPTVTKTAADSKALDILHQHASQYKSKSPTVGDKPPHEREREQDRGTGGDRDRDRERERERERDVDRPRSSPSQRIMPSHHHLGYPLLSGQYDLSYATGLSSAAIVASQQAATPSLYPPPRR
- the znf609b gene encoding zinc finger protein 609b isoform X4, producing the protein MSLSGGTAGGKGVDSNAVDTYDSGDEWDIGVGNLIIDLDADLEKDKLEMSGTKEGMAAPPSAVAALPDNIRFVSPVSGSQGKESKSKYKRSKNSKDNSSKASAGDGGKKETTGRTQVEPTGTAAGAGAAGNNTTSAKNMEKGGKASRGVLSGKKEKEGAGGKSKKDKADGAPVVAIAAAEKDVVSQAQAALGNSRNASFENTQSTDLAEANQMGNIALEPVGIVPALTAKTEPEEVENGNSECKTLKKVKNEKMESPVSTPAPPPLHLLATVGNSEISSPCEQIMVRTRSVAVNTTDVALATEPECLGPCEPGTSVNLEGIVWQETEDGMLVVNVTWRNKTYVGTLLDCTRHDWAPPRFCESPTSDLEMRNGRGRGKRMRPNSNTPINENSNSSDNKGTTNNKTRAASNSKGRRGSQTPSERRTPPNSNTEDIKASPSSAGKRKAKPASDMEPNSSSEDTKGNKRMRTNSNSGGVGPTGLPIPSIKTEPLPPPLDRSCPSPVLIDCPHPNCNKKYKHINGLKYHQARAHNDDDIKLEIDGDSEYGEDSTLHPEPGNCNGASISQKGCLSPARSVTPKGRNFEAQSPSPSPGKFGSKQNKKKMAETDPETGGIPTDGCEDGPCLTDEASNDGMDDKKSKKAGTKADKLSQKNMKSPRPVGPGATASQQMYPFPPGNPNSSPVLTPMIQGVPKSPQMKGTQPKPAVIGDPASSSSKDKKKKDKKKKDGGKEPDSPKPPGKGGKLEEGKLQYTDASDLGIKGEGLLNGSSDLHQSRLASIKAEADKIYSFSDNAPSPSIGVASRIDGSGMPQPLTPLHPGSQNGADNSSVKTNSPAYSDISDAGEDGEGKLEGVKVRTEEQAVRESVKKALFPNQPPSKESPYYPGYDAYYSPNYVNPSPGGPNPGPPAAEGQIKIKREEDLDQCEEKVKVEVLEDRKTDSASGQPQQQQQQQQQQQQQQQQQQQQHQQHQQQQQQQHQQQQQQQQHQQQQHQQQQQQQQQQQQPSVIQQRSNMYMQPLYYNQYAYVPPYAYHPDQAYHNHLLNTNPAYRQQYDERQRQMAEQHRAEKKSDIAIKEREASMKEEWKQKSPMPPSLSKAPSQSDLGKTSQPSSKSRDSPSDPSSKPLGSIKTEDPKSQQAEGLKMKLSEGGHHGKEDSKPTLEHRGQAGMEQAMWYRQYPESQKPQSEEEHQQQQPRWKDERDRERERDRKLKDERPRPKDSQSGPKEDGKEGSDPRIPSEDHRAMNKDSRSNPHMQFSSTLAPHQGYMPYMHGYPYGQGYDPNHPGYRGMPSVMMQNYPGSYLPGGYPFSPYGSKMTGGEEGGDKSRASPTVTKTAADSKALDILHQHASQYKSKSPTVGDKPPHEREREQDRGTGGDRDRDRERERERERDVDRPRSSPSQRIMPSHHHLGYPLLSGQYDLSYATGLSSAAIVASQQAATPSLYPPPRR
- the znf609b gene encoding zinc finger protein 609b isoform X2 — its product is MSLSGGTAGGKGVDSNAVDTYDSGDEWDIGVGNLIIDLDADLEKDKLEMSGTKEGMAAPPSAVAALPDNIRFVSPVSGSQGKESKSKYKRSKNSKDNSSKASAGDGGKKETTGRTQVEPTGTAAGAGAAGNNTTSAKNMEKGGKASRGVLSGKKEKEGAGGKSKKDKADGAPVVAIAAAEKDVVSQAQAALGNSRNASFENTQSTDLAEANQMGNIALEPVGIVPALTAKTEPEEVENGNSECKTLKKVKNEKMESPVSTPAPPPLHLLATVGNSEISSPCEQIMVRTRSVAVNTTDVALATEPECLGPCEPGTSVNLEGIVWQETEDGMLVVNVTWRNKTYVGTLLDCTRHDWAPPRFCESPTSDLEMRNGRGRGKRMRPNSNTPINENSNSSDNKGTTNNKTRAASNSKGRRGSQTPSERRTPPNSNTEDIKASPSSAGKRKAKPASDMEPNSSSEDTKGNKRMRTNSNSGGVGPTGLPIPSIKTEPLPPPLDRSCPSPVLIDCPHPNCNKKYKHINGLKYHQARAHNDDDIKLEIDGDSEYGEDSTLHPEPGNCNGASISQKGCLSPARSVTPKGRNFEAQSPSPSPGKFGSKQNKKKMAETDPETGGIPTDGCEDGPCLTDEASNDGMDDKKSKKAGTKADKLSQKNMKSPRPVGPGATASQQMYPFPPGNPNSSPVLTPMIQGVPKSPQMKGTQPKPAVIGDPASSSSKDKKKKDKKKKDGGKEPDSPKPPGKGGKLEEGKLQYTDASDLGIKGEGLLNGSSDLHQSRLASIKAEADKIYSFSDNAPSPSIGVASRIDGSGMPQPLTPLHPGSQNGADNSSVKTNSPAYSDISDAGEDGEGKLEGVKVRTEEQAVRESVKKALFPNQPPSKESPYYPGYDAYYSPNYVNPSPGGPNPGPPAAEGQIKIKREEDLDQCEEKVKVEVLEDRKTDSASGQPQQQQQQQQQQQQQQQQQQQQHQQHQQQQQQQHQQQQQQQQHQQQQHQQQQQQQQQQQQPSVIQQRSNMYMQPLYYNQYAYVPPYAYHPDQAYHNHLLNTNPAYRQQYDERQRQMAEQHRAEKKSDIAIKEREASMKEEWKQKSPMPPSLSKAPSQSDLGKTSQPSSKSRDSPSDPSSKPLGSIKTEDPKSQQAEGLKMKLSEGGHHGKEDSKPTLEHRGQAGMEQAMWYRQYPESQKPQSEEEHQQQQPRWKDERDRERERDRKLKDERPRPKDSQSGPKEDGKEGSDPRIPSEDHRAMNKDSRSNPHMQFSSTLAPHQGYMPYMHGYPYGQGYDPNHPGYRGMPSVMMQNYPGSYLPGGYPFSPYGSKMTGGEEGGDKSRASPTVTKTAADSKALDILHQHASQYKSKSPTVGDKPPHEREREQDRGTGGDRDRDRERERERERDVDRPRSSPSQRIMPSHHHLGYPLLSGQYDLSYATGLSSAAIVASQQAATPSLYPPPRRET
- the znf609b gene encoding zinc finger protein 609b isoform X1, with amino-acid sequence MSLSGGTAGGKGVDSNAVDTYDSGDEWDIGVGNLIIDLDADLEKDKLEMSGTKEGMAAPPSAVAALPDNIRFVSPVSGSQGKESKSKYKRSKNSKDNSSKASAGDGGKKETTGRTQVEPTGTAAGAGAAGNNTTSAKNMEKGGKASRGVLSGKKEKEGAGGKSKKDKADGAPVVAIAAAEKDVVSQAQAALGNSRNASFENTQSTDLAEANQMGNIALEPVGIVPALTAKTEPEEVENGNSECKTLKKVKNEKMESPVSTPAPPPLHLLATVGNSEISSPCEQIMVRTRSVAVNTTDVALATEPECLGPCEPGTSVNLEGIVWQETEDGMLVVNVTWRNKTYVGTLLDCTRHDWAPPRFCESPTSDLEMRNGRGRGKRMRPNSNTPINENSNSSDNKGTTNNKTRAASNSKGRRGSQTPSERRTPPNSNTEDIKASPSSAGKRKAKPASDMEPNSSSEDTKGNKRMRTNSNSGGVGPTGLPIPSIKTEPLPPPLDRSCPSPVLIDCPHPNCNKKYKHINGLKYHQARAHNDDDIKLEIDGDSEYGEDSTLHPEPGNCNGASISQKGCLSPARSVTPKGRNFEAQSPSPSPGKFGSKQNKKKMAETDPETGGIPTDGCEDGPCLTDEASNDGMDDKKSKKAGTKADKLSQKNMKSPRPVGPGATASQQMYPFPPGNPNSSPVLTPMIQGVPKSPQMKGTQPKPAVIGDPASSSSKDKKKKDKKKKDGGKEPDSPKPPGKGGKLEEGKLQYTDASDLGIKGEGLLNGSSDLHQSRLASIKAEADKIYSFSDNAPSPSIGVASRIDGSGMPQPLTPLHPGSQNGADNSSVKTNSPAYSDISDAGEDGEGKLEGVKVRTEEQAVRESVKKALFPNQPPSKESPYYPGYDAYYSPNYVNPSPGGPNPGPPAAEGQIKIKREEDLDQCEEKVKVEVLEDRKTDSASGQPQQQQQQQQQQQQQQQQQQQQHQQHQQQQQQQHQQQQQQQQHQQQQHQQQQQQQQQQQQPSVIQQRSNMYMQPLYYNQYAYVPPYAYHPDQAYHNHLLNTNPAYRQQYDERQRQMAEQHRAEKKSDIAIKEREASMKEEWKQKSPMPPSLSKAPSQSDLGKTSQPSSKSRDSPSDPSSKPLGSIKTEDPKSQQAEGLKMKLSEGGHHGKEDSKPTLEHRGQAGMEQAMWYRQQYPESQKPQSEEEHQQQQPRWKDERDRERERDRKLKDERPRPKDSQSGPKEDGKEGSDPRIPSEDHRAMNKDSRSNPHMQFSSTLAPHQGYMPYMHGYPYGQGYDPNHPGYRGMPSVMMQNYPGSYLPGGYPFSPYGSKMTGGEEGGDKSRASPTVTKTAADSKALDILHQHASQYKSKSPTVGDKPPHEREREQDRGTGGDRDRDRERERERERDVDRPRSSPSQRIMPSHHHLGYPLLSGQYDLSYATGLSSAAIVASQQAATPSLYPPPRRET